The proteins below are encoded in one region of Neisseriales bacterium:
- the moaA gene encoding GTP 3',8-cyclase MoaA, whose product MLTDRFNRTIRYLRLSVMDRCNLRCTYCLPKRFKDFKEPSRWLNFDQIARVVGAFVRLGVDHVRITGGEPLLRRNLPELAKQLATLPGLTDLSLTTNATQLVRFAKPLYMAGVKRLNVSIDSLRRDCMQQITGSDSLQQVMDGLMVAKTVGFSPIKLNMVVLAGVNDGDIESMADFCIQEGFILRLIEAMPVGQSGRSAGFVNLQPILEHLKARYQLVPLTQELGGGPARYWRTSDGQFTIGIITPISQHFCASCNRVRLSVDGVLYSCLGQNSALPLKPILENHDDEVLTEAIYHAIWQKPERHEFIEEPTKIVRFMSALGG is encoded by the coding sequence ATGTTAACAGATCGGTTTAATCGAACAATTCGCTATCTTCGCCTATCGGTGATGGATCGGTGTAATTTGCGTTGTACCTATTGTTTACCTAAGCGCTTCAAGGATTTTAAGGAGCCAAGCCGTTGGTTAAATTTTGATCAAATAGCAAGGGTTGTGGGCGCTTTTGTTCGCCTAGGTGTTGATCATGTCCGCATCACGGGTGGCGAGCCGCTATTGCGACGTAATTTGCCCGAATTAGCCAAGCAACTTGCCACATTACCCGGTTTAACGGATTTATCATTGACGACCAATGCGACACAACTGGTTAGGTTTGCCAAGCCACTTTACATGGCTGGCGTCAAACGACTGAATGTCAGTATTGATTCATTGCGTCGTGATTGCATGCAGCAAATTACGGGTTCAGACAGTTTACAGCAAGTAATGGATGGCTTGATGGTAGCCAAAACCGTTGGGTTTTCTCCGATCAAATTAAATATGGTCGTACTCGCTGGCGTGAATGATGGTGATATTGAATCCATGGCAGATTTTTGTATACAAGAAGGTTTTATCCTGCGGTTGATTGAAGCAATGCCTGTTGGACAGTCAGGTAGAAGCGCTGGTTTTGTTAACCTCCAACCTATTTTAGAGCATTTAAAAGCACGTTATCAGTTGGTGCCTTTGACGCAAGAATTAGGTGGGGGACCTGCTCGTTATTGGAGAACCTCGGATGGTCAATTTACTATTGGCATTATTACACCGATTTCACAACATTTTTGCGCGTCTTGTAATCGTGTCCGCTTATCAGTTGATGGTGTGCTCTATTCCTGCTTAGGACAAAATAGTGCATTGCCACTTAAGCCAATTTTAGAAAACCATGATGATGAAGTGCTAACTGAGGCCATTTATCACGCCATTTGGCAAAAACCAGAGCGGCATGAATTTAT
- a CDS encoding dihydrofolate reductase, protein MTKIILIAAIADNNVIGLNNHIPWHIPEDLKHFKAATTGKVVVMGRRTYESIGEKPLPNRKNVVVTHQVTWRSKGVEVAHGVEEAFNLLKNESIIYVIGGAKIYEASLPFAHELCLTKIGLQVAGDTFFPVFDVAYWQESKRLSGQSSSGVIYHIVNYIRRDDLPSCQQIE, encoded by the coding sequence ATGACAAAAATTATCTTAATTGCAGCCATTGCGGATAATAATGTCATTGGTTTGAATAATCATATTCCTTGGCATATACCTGAAGATTTAAAGCATTTTAAAGCAGCGACTACAGGTAAAGTGGTGGTTATGGGTCGTAGAACTTATGAATCAATTGGCGAAAAACCCCTACCGAATCGCAAAAATGTTGTGGTAACGCACCAAGTTACTTGGCGCTCTAAGGGGGTAGAGGTAGCACATGGTGTTGAAGAGGCCTTTAATCTACTTAAAAATGAGTCGATTATTTATGTTATTGGCGGTGCTAAGATTTATGAAGCCAGTTTACCTTTTGCGCATGAGCTTTGTTTGACGAAGATTGGTTTACAGGTGGCAGGCGATACTTTTTTTCCTGTATTTGATGTGGCGTACTGGCAAGAAAGCAAGCGTTTGTCGGGTCAGTCAAGCTCTGGTGTTATCTACCATATTGTTAACTATATACGCCGAGACGATTTACCCTCTTGTCAGCAGATCGAATAA
- a CDS encoding thymidylate synthase, protein MRVYLDLMQHVLMHGVKKPDRTGTGTRSIFGYQMRFNLQKGFPLVTTKKCHWKSIVHELLWFLRGETNIAYLREHGVRIWDEWADEQGELGPVYGYQWRHWPKPDGTSIDQIANVIDAIRHDPYSRRHLVCAWNPALVDQMALPPCHSFFQFYVLNNQLSCQLYQRSGDIFLGVPFNIASYALLTMMVAQVCHLALGDFIHTLGDAHLYDNHIMQATEQLNRTPKALPQVRLNPAVGDIFAFRYEDIELIGYDPHPPIKATVAV, encoded by the coding sequence ATGCGAGTTTATCTTGATTTAATGCAGCATGTATTGATGCATGGCGTTAAAAAACCTGATCGGACAGGTACAGGAACCAGATCGATTTTTGGCTATCAGATGCGCTTTAACCTACAAAAAGGGTTTCCACTCGTTACCACAAAAAAATGTCATTGGAAGTCTATTGTGCATGAATTGCTATGGTTTTTACGCGGTGAGACTAATATTGCTTACTTACGTGAACATGGCGTACGTATTTGGGACGAGTGGGCAGATGAGCAAGGTGAATTGGGCCCTGTTTATGGTTATCAATGGCGACATTGGCCAAAGCCAGATGGTACATCAATTGATCAGATCGCCAACGTGATTGATGCGATTCGACATGACCCCTATTCAAGGCGACACCTAGTTTGCGCTTGGAATCCTGCACTGGTAGATCAGATGGCTCTACCGCCTTGCCATTCTTTTTTCCAGTTTTATGTATTGAACAATCAATTATCCTGTCAGTTATACCAGCGCTCAGGAGATATTTTTTTAGGCGTTCCGTTCAATATTGCAAGTTATGCTTTACTCACCATGATGGTTGCGCAGGTCTGTCATTTAGCGCTTGGTGATTTTATCCATACCTTGGGTGATGCACATCTTTATGATAACCATATCATGCAGGCAACTGAACAATTAAATCGTACGCCAAAAGCCTTACCACAAGTTCGTTTAAATCCTGCTGTCGGTGATATTTTTGCTTTTCGTTATGAAGATATTGAATTAATAGGTTATGACCCGCACCCACCGATTAAAGCAACGGTAGCAGTATGA
- a CDS encoding dicarboxylate/amino acid:cation symporter has translation MMLRSFVKYLSSSSLIICVILGGLIGLYMGKSAEVLAPIGTLFVNVVFTLVVPLICTSVIRAISSMESTSRLGKVFGVSMLVFLVTSLLSSLIMVAIVFAIPAAQKMDLPFAQAVVSQSKSLADILVTILSVSDFVSLLSRTNMLAMIIISGGVGFATLLSGKSGEPFATFIESANTVLIRLSQMVMKAAPIGLGAYFATLTGRFGETLVAQYLTAAGIYWISGIVYILIMFSLYAWIAGGNIGFRRFWGAISPTAITAISTCSSAVSLPANLQSAKKIGVPNDIVNTCIPLGTSIHKQGAARCGVLFSAFLFGVFNQTIHTHTIFFALLAIGLLVSVIMGAMPNGGAIVEVVIISILGFPIESLPLLIVLHSIVDPLSTVINACGNTVNSMIIARIVDGKAWLSRHRPSPIL, from the coding sequence ATGATGTTGCGTAGTTTTGTAAAATACCTTTCCTCGTCTTCCCTGATCATCTGTGTCATCTTAGGTGGTCTGATCGGGCTTTATATGGGCAAAAGCGCTGAAGTTCTTGCGCCCATTGGCACACTTTTTGTTAATGTTGTCTTTACGCTCGTTGTACCGCTCATTTGCACCAGCGTCATTCGTGCCATCAGTAGCATGGAAAGCACCAGCCGTTTAGGCAAGGTCTTCGGCGTATCCATGCTGGTTTTTTTAGTAACCAGCTTACTATCCAGTTTAATTATGGTCGCTATTGTGTTCGCTATTCCGGCGGCACAAAAAATGGATCTACCCTTTGCGCAAGCAGTCGTTAGTCAATCCAAAAGCTTGGCTGATATTTTAGTGACAATACTCAGTGTTTCGGATTTTGTGAGCTTGCTCAGCCGCACCAATATGCTGGCAATGATTATCATCTCAGGTGGCGTTGGCTTTGCCACGCTTTTGTCAGGCAAATCTGGAGAACCCTTTGCCACATTCATTGAATCAGCCAATACGGTATTAATTCGCTTGAGTCAAATGGTGATGAAAGCCGCTCCCATTGGATTAGGAGCTTATTTTGCAACACTGACTGGTCGCTTTGGGGAAACACTCGTAGCACAGTACTTAACAGCAGCGGGCATCTATTGGATATCAGGTATCGTTTACATCTTGATCATGTTTTCGCTTTACGCATGGATCGCTGGTGGTAACATAGGTTTTAGACGTTTTTGGGGTGCTATTTCACCAACTGCCATTACCGCTATATCAACTTGCTCAAGCGCCGTATCACTTCCAGCTAATTTACAGTCAGCCAAAAAAATAGGTGTACCCAATGATATTGTCAATACTTGCATTCCATTGGGAACCAGTATTCATAAACAAGGTGCGGCACGCTGTGGTGTACTTTTTTCCGCATTTTTATTCGGCGTATTTAACCAAACCATCCATACCCACACCATCTTTTTTGCGCTACTTGCCATAGGTTTACTCGTTAGTGTCATCATGGGAGCTATGCCTAATGGTGGCGCTATTGTCGAAGTGGTTATCATTAGCATCTTGGGTTTTCCGATTGAATCGTTACCTCTACTCATTGTTTTACACTCCATCGTTGATCCCCTATCTACCGTTATCAATGCCTGCGGCAATACGGTCAATAGCATGATAATTGCCCGGATTGTTGATGGCAAAGCATGGCTGTCACGACATCGCCCCTCACCTATTCTCTAA